A region of Pseudomonas sp. Marseille-Q3773 DNA encodes the following proteins:
- a CDS encoding formate/nitrite transporter family protein has protein sequence MSDAQSEKTPGLSADEEQEVSLNQPPRAAVLHEIIRYQGDQELERTLAALWWSALAAGLSMGLSLMAMGLFYARLPQGESAQVVASIGYSAGFLAVILARQQLFTENTLTAVLPVMTAPTLANFGRLLRLWSVVLLGNLAGTLLVAWVMLELPIFDSKTDVAFLEVGRKVMHNDISQMFAKGIVSGWMIATMVWMIPSMEHAKIWIILMITYLMALGDFTHIVVGSVEVSYLVWAGDETWRSFWLEFALPTLAGNIIGGSFIFGLISHAQVRSDSGKPPSRLLEDNPAGDRRRKDGQQ, from the coding sequence ATGAGCGATGCGCAAAGCGAGAAAACCCCAGGCCTGTCGGCGGATGAAGAGCAGGAAGTCAGCCTGAACCAACCGCCCCGCGCAGCAGTGCTGCACGAGATCATTCGCTACCAGGGCGACCAGGAGCTGGAGCGTACCCTCGCAGCACTCTGGTGGTCAGCCCTCGCTGCCGGTTTGTCCATGGGACTCTCGCTCATGGCCATGGGTCTCTTCTACGCCCGGCTTCCGCAAGGTGAAAGCGCTCAGGTGGTCGCCAGTATTGGCTACAGCGCCGGCTTCCTGGCCGTGATACTGGCACGTCAGCAACTGTTCACGGAAAACACCCTGACCGCCGTCCTGCCCGTCATGACCGCCCCTACCCTGGCCAACTTCGGGCGCCTGCTGCGGCTGTGGAGCGTGGTACTGCTTGGCAACCTGGCCGGCACTCTGCTGGTGGCCTGGGTCATGCTGGAACTGCCGATCTTCGACAGCAAGACCGACGTTGCCTTCCTCGAAGTAGGCCGCAAGGTCATGCACAACGACATCAGCCAGATGTTCGCCAAAGGCATCGTGTCGGGCTGGATGATCGCCACCATGGTGTGGATGATTCCGTCGATGGAGCACGCCAAGATCTGGATCATCCTGATGATTACCTACCTGATGGCCCTCGGCGACTTCACCCATATCGTGGTCGGCTCGGTCGAAGTGTCCTACCTGGTGTGGGCCGGCGATGAAACCTGGCGCAGCTTCTGGCTGGAGTTCGCCCTGCCGACCCTGGCCGGCAACATCATCGGTGGCAGTTTCATCTTCGGTTTGATCAGCCATGCGCAGGTGCGCAGCGACAGCGGCAAGCCGCCTTCGCGGCTATTGGAAGACAACCCGGCAGGCGACCGTCGCCGCAAGGATGGCCAACAATGA